In a single window of the Micromonospora inositola genome:
- a CDS encoding HAD family hydrolase, with product MLFDMDGTLVDSEKLWDVALQELAAVYGGSMSDAARKAIIGTSMADSMRILHDDLGQPERDPEASAAWINARILELFRTGLRWRPGALALLRAVRAAGIPTALVTSSGRPLVEVALDTLGRDSFDAVVCGDEVDAAKPHPEPYLTAARLLDVPIGRCVAIEDSPTGVASALAAGAAVLAVPAEVPLPPTDGVHQLESLSAADLELLSALLGEPLA from the coding sequence GTGCTCTTCGACATGGACGGCACCCTGGTCGACAGCGAGAAGCTGTGGGACGTCGCGTTGCAGGAACTCGCGGCGGTGTACGGGGGAAGCATGTCCGACGCGGCTCGCAAGGCGATCATCGGCACCAGCATGGCCGACTCCATGCGGATCCTGCACGACGACCTCGGCCAGCCCGAGCGCGACCCGGAGGCCAGCGCCGCCTGGATCAACGCCCGCATCCTGGAGCTGTTCCGCACCGGCCTGCGCTGGCGGCCGGGCGCGTTGGCGCTGCTGCGGGCGGTCCGCGCGGCGGGCATTCCCACCGCCCTGGTGACCTCCAGCGGGCGACCCTTGGTCGAGGTCGCCCTCGACACCCTGGGGCGGGACAGCTTCGACGCGGTGGTCTGCGGCGACGAGGTGGACGCGGCGAAGCCGCACCCGGAGCCGTACCTGACCGCCGCCCGGCTGCTCGACGTGCCGATCGGGCGTTGCGTGGCGATCGAGGACTCGCCGACCGGGGTGGCCAGCGCCCTCGCGGCCGGGGCCGCCGTGCTGGCCGTACCGGCGGAGGTGCCGCTGCCGCCGACCGACGGCGTGCACCAGTTGGAGAGCCTGAGCGCGGCGGACCTTGAGCTGTTGTCGGCGCTGCTCGGCGAACCGCTCGCCTGA
- a CDS encoding neutral zinc metallopeptidase yields MGDSAGRRRPGLLAGLLAAVVVAAGCMGGGLDQGEPQQPGPEQTRPQQSRQPASPGARTTRADGTTSVAEFKQDFSDAVGSAEDYWTAQFQASGKRFQPVRRVVPYTREGEVSCGGQPLPRNNAVYCSAGDFIAYDVNWSVWAFRQIGDAFLFYLLGHEYAHGIQVRLGIRYNFTIQQELQADCMAGAYLGDSVRDKRLTLEEGDLDEFREGLLAVGDDPDQPWFAEGSHGTAEQRTDSFFRGYQKSLGACGLG; encoded by the coding sequence GTGGGGGACAGCGCTGGACGTCGGCGGCCGGGCCTGCTCGCCGGTCTGCTGGCGGCGGTGGTGGTGGCCGCCGGCTGCATGGGCGGCGGGCTGGACCAGGGCGAGCCGCAGCAGCCCGGCCCGGAGCAGACCCGCCCGCAGCAGTCCCGGCAGCCCGCCTCGCCGGGCGCGCGGACCACCCGGGCCGACGGCACGACCAGCGTCGCCGAGTTCAAGCAGGACTTCAGCGATGCCGTCGGCAGCGCCGAGGACTACTGGACCGCCCAGTTCCAGGCCTCCGGCAAGCGGTTCCAGCCGGTCCGGCGGGTGGTGCCCTACACCCGGGAAGGGGAGGTCTCCTGCGGCGGACAGCCGTTGCCGCGCAACAACGCCGTCTACTGCTCGGCGGGGGACTTCATCGCCTACGACGTCAACTGGTCGGTCTGGGCGTTCCGGCAGATCGGCGACGCGTTCCTGTTCTACCTGCTCGGCCACGAGTACGCCCACGGCATCCAGGTCCGCCTCGGCATCCGCTACAACTTCACCATCCAGCAGGAGCTGCAGGCCGACTGCATGGCCGGGGCGTACCTCGGCGACTCGGTCCGCGACAAGCGGTTGACCCTCGAGGAGGGCGACCTGGACGAGTTCCGGGAGGGGCTGCTCGCGGTCGGCGACGACCCGGACCAGCCGTGGTTCGCCGAGGGCTCGCACGGCACCGCCGAGCAGCGCACCGACTCGTTCTTCCGCGGCTACCAGAAGTCCCTGGGCGCCTGCGGGCTGGGCTGA